Proteins found in one Bremerella volcania genomic segment:
- a CDS encoding DUF1501 domain-containing protein, which yields MSTHDIANPQKDHAIAMTRRQLLGRAGIGLGSVALGSLLGDDAGAAPDSDGFTLPHFPAKVKRIIYLFQNGAPSHVDLFDYKPKLQDMHGTQIPDEVVGGKRFSTMTGGQTARPCLAPITQFAQRGESGTWIAEDFLPRTAEIVDRLCFVKSMHTTQVNHAPAITFFLTGAEMAGRPSMGAWLTYGLGSETQELPAFVVMTSRDKEASCGQIFYDFYWGSGFLPSKYQGVKFRGSGDPVLYLSNPTGISREMRRGLLDDLAQLNGLAAERTGDPEIATRVAQYEMAYKMQASVPELTDFSKEPQHILDMYGPDVQRKGSYAYNCLMARRLAERGVRFIQLMHAGWDQHRNLNTQLKIQCTDTDAPSAALVKDLEQRGLLDDTLIIWGGEFGRTPFLQGAISETKTWGRDHHPYVFSLWMAGGGVKPGFSYGASDDFGHNAVIDPVHVHDLQATILHLLGIDHERFTYRFQGRDFRLTDVHGRLIKPILA from the coding sequence CTGGTGCTGCCCCAGACAGTGACGGTTTTACTTTGCCGCATTTTCCGGCAAAGGTGAAGCGCATCATTTACCTGTTTCAGAACGGAGCTCCGTCGCACGTCGATTTGTTCGACTACAAGCCTAAGCTTCAGGATATGCACGGGACGCAGATCCCGGACGAAGTCGTTGGTGGCAAACGCTTCAGTACGATGACCGGCGGCCAGACGGCTCGTCCCTGCCTGGCTCCGATCACGCAGTTTGCCCAGCGGGGTGAAAGTGGAACGTGGATCGCCGAAGACTTCCTGCCGCGTACGGCGGAGATCGTCGATCGACTTTGCTTCGTCAAATCGATGCATACCACCCAGGTGAATCACGCCCCGGCGATCACCTTCTTTCTTACCGGAGCTGAGATGGCCGGGCGTCCCAGTATGGGGGCGTGGCTGACGTATGGGCTGGGCTCTGAGACCCAGGAACTTCCGGCGTTTGTGGTGATGACCAGTCGCGATAAGGAAGCCTCGTGCGGGCAGATTTTTTACGACTTCTACTGGGGTAGCGGTTTTCTACCCAGCAAATATCAAGGCGTGAAGTTCCGAGGTTCCGGCGACCCGGTGCTTTACTTATCCAATCCAACGGGCATCAGTCGGGAAATGCGACGCGGACTATTGGATGATTTGGCACAATTGAACGGGCTTGCCGCCGAGAGGACAGGCGATCCAGAAATTGCCACGCGTGTTGCTCAGTACGAGATGGCCTACAAGATGCAGGCATCGGTTCCCGAACTAACCGATTTCTCGAAAGAGCCGCAGCATATCCTCGACATGTATGGCCCAGACGTGCAGCGGAAGGGGTCGTACGCTTACAACTGTCTGATGGCCCGAAGACTCGCGGAACGCGGCGTTCGTTTCATTCAACTGATGCATGCCGGTTGGGATCAACACCGAAACCTCAACACACAATTGAAAATTCAGTGTACTGATACCGATGCCCCAAGCGCTGCATTAGTGAAAGACCTTGAGCAACGTGGGCTCCTGGACGATACACTGATCATCTGGGGAGGAGAATTCGGACGTACACCGTTCCTCCAGGGTGCGATATCCGAAACGAAGACATGGGGCCGCGATCATCATCCCTATGTTTTCTCGCTTTGGATGGCCGGTGGCGGCGTTAAGCCAGGGTTTTCCTACGGCGCATCGGATGATTTTGGGCATAATGCAGTGATTGATCCAGTGCATGTGCATGACCTGCAAGCCACCATATTGCATCTGCTAGGTATCGATCATGAGCGGTTCACTTATCGATTCCAAGGACGTGATTTCCGCCTGACCGATGTTCATGGACGCCTGATCAAGCCGATTCTCGCATAG
- a CDS encoding DUF1553 domain-containing protein gives MSRHCLTVVLLLVVPATIQAEELPPPLERQVEFESDVLPILEAKCHDCHSEFAQEGNLRLDRKAALLRGGDSGEPGVIVGNSEKSHVIRLVAGLENDLRMPPGEEDSLSTEEIGVLRAWIDQGTKWPGPNGEVERERQTSDHWAFLPVMPVVIPDNDSDWGNNPIDHFVLKRLREEGLSFSDAADRRTLIRRLSLDVLGLPPSPEEIDAFVQDESPDASNKVIDRLLDSPRFGERWASHWLDLVRFAETHGFETNRERPNAWRYRDYVIRAFNEDMPYDQFIREQIAGDSFDSPIGLGFLVAGPFDQVKSPDVNLTMMQRQNELDDIINTTGTTFLGLTIGCARCHNHKFDPILQTDYYSMQAVFAGVQHGDMTLPSSSEAQAQANALKREINQLENQLAAYAPKATGSRFMMIDDDPETSGDQVQHLKPIAGKGINFPGSAPGQAGDAGDKKRSANVSGGKYTWWKHKPNEPVIAWRPGSKGNYRVWLSWGCGYDTHCQDARYVVDRDGNPSTRDDWEVIAIVNQQQFASGEVQLKSEPMWSGFFHASITELDADDQILLVGGSTGTALTADVLLLEEVNPETRSVPDKPIFREAVTATGNVENIETRSARFIRFTIEQTNSGSQPCLDELAVYSQGRNVALASEGAKPSASGSLAGYPIHKLSHINDGKYGNSHSWISDTSGKGWVQIELTKSFAIDRIEWARDREGKYADRLPTEYRIELSEDGKNWQEVASSFDRLPSNSAAMNPETRYQFKGLPTADVEMAKSLLDRLQKARIELAAVTKPTLAYAGKYQQPGPTHRLYRGEPLQKREEVLPNVPEIFADLKLPSDSPEAERRRKLAEWIASPDNPLTARVIVNRIWQFHFGTGLVDTPSDFGGAGVPPSHPELLDWLAMELVRNDWSLKHIHRLILQSASYQQSSRPNPSGLTKDSGTRLLWRYPPHRLEAEPIRDSMLSVSGVLDLSQGGPGFSAFEVEAENVRHYHPKKSFGTEDWRRMVYMTKVRMEKDAVFGLFDCPDAATSVAKRSRSTTPLQALNLFNSKFVLRQAELLSERLQNEADSVAHQVVRAYRLCYGREPSEREADAAQAFINQQGLEAFCRALLNSNEFLFLQ, from the coding sequence ATGTCGCGACACTGCCTGACCGTTGTACTTCTGTTGGTCGTGCCCGCAACCATTCAGGCGGAAGAGCTTCCTCCGCCCCTGGAAAGACAGGTCGAATTCGAATCCGACGTGCTTCCTATTCTCGAAGCAAAGTGCCACGATTGCCACAGCGAGTTTGCCCAGGAGGGAAATCTTCGCCTGGATCGCAAGGCCGCACTGCTTCGCGGTGGGGATTCTGGTGAACCAGGTGTAATCGTCGGCAACAGCGAGAAAAGCCACGTGATTCGACTCGTTGCGGGGCTCGAAAATGACTTGCGGATGCCTCCAGGCGAAGAAGATTCGCTATCGACTGAGGAAATTGGAGTATTGCGCGCCTGGATCGACCAGGGGACGAAGTGGCCAGGGCCTAACGGAGAAGTTGAAAGAGAGAGGCAAACGTCCGATCACTGGGCGTTTCTGCCGGTGATGCCAGTGGTTATCCCTGATAATGATAGTGACTGGGGAAATAATCCAATCGATCACTTCGTCCTAAAACGTCTTCGCGAAGAGGGGCTGTCGTTTAGTGATGCCGCGGATCGACGGACACTGATTCGACGACTGTCGCTTGATGTTCTCGGTTTGCCTCCGTCGCCGGAGGAAATTGACGCATTTGTTCAGGACGAAAGTCCAGATGCTTCGAACAAAGTCATCGATCGGCTCCTGGATAGTCCTCGATTCGGCGAGCGATGGGCTTCGCACTGGCTTGACTTAGTGCGATTCGCTGAGACCCATGGCTTCGAAACTAATCGCGAGCGCCCTAATGCGTGGCGATACCGCGACTATGTGATTCGTGCTTTCAACGAAGACATGCCTTACGATCAATTCATCCGCGAGCAAATCGCGGGAGATAGCTTCGATAGTCCGATAGGCCTGGGCTTCCTGGTTGCAGGGCCATTTGATCAAGTCAAAAGCCCCGATGTCAACCTGACGATGATGCAGCGGCAGAACGAACTCGACGACATCATCAACACAACAGGCACAACGTTTCTAGGACTAACGATCGGCTGCGCTCGTTGTCATAACCACAAATTCGATCCGATTCTGCAGACGGACTATTACTCGATGCAGGCAGTGTTCGCTGGAGTGCAGCATGGCGATATGACATTGCCATCGTCCAGTGAAGCACAAGCCCAGGCCAACGCGCTAAAGCGTGAGATTAACCAGCTCGAGAACCAGCTTGCTGCTTACGCACCAAAGGCGACTGGTAGTCGCTTTATGATGATTGACGATGATCCTGAAACCTCGGGCGATCAGGTCCAGCACCTTAAGCCTATTGCGGGAAAGGGAATCAATTTCCCTGGAAGTGCTCCTGGTCAGGCCGGCGATGCGGGAGACAAAAAGCGTAGTGCGAACGTGAGTGGCGGTAAATATACATGGTGGAAGCACAAGCCAAATGAACCCGTGATTGCCTGGCGGCCGGGGAGCAAAGGGAATTATCGTGTATGGTTGTCATGGGGGTGCGGCTACGACACGCATTGCCAGGATGCACGTTATGTGGTTGATCGCGATGGTAATCCAAGTACGCGTGACGACTGGGAAGTGATTGCGATCGTCAACCAACAACAGTTTGCCAGCGGAGAAGTTCAGCTAAAGAGCGAGCCCATGTGGAGTGGTTTCTTCCACGCATCGATTACCGAGTTGGATGCAGATGATCAGATTCTTTTGGTAGGAGGATCGACCGGCACCGCATTGACGGCGGATGTTCTTCTACTGGAAGAAGTAAATCCAGAAACAAGGTCTGTGCCCGACAAACCCATTTTTCGCGAGGCGGTAACGGCGACTGGGAATGTAGAGAATATTGAAACGCGATCGGCCCGCTTCATTCGCTTTACGATCGAGCAAACCAATTCAGGCTCTCAGCCCTGTTTGGATGAACTTGCCGTCTACTCGCAGGGACGCAACGTTGCCCTGGCCAGCGAAGGAGCGAAGCCGAGCGCATCGGGGTCGCTCGCCGGATATCCCATTCACAAGTTGTCCCATATCAACGACGGAAAGTACGGGAACAGCCACAGTTGGATATCCGACACCAGCGGAAAAGGATGGGTTCAGATTGAACTAACGAAGTCTTTTGCGATCGATCGAATCGAATGGGCGCGGGATCGCGAAGGCAAGTATGCTGACCGACTGCCAACCGAGTATCGCATTGAACTTTCGGAAGACGGCAAGAACTGGCAAGAGGTCGCCAGTAGTTTTGATCGGCTGCCATCGAATTCGGCGGCAATGAATCCGGAGACAAGATATCAGTTTAAGGGTCTACCAACTGCCGATGTCGAAATGGCGAAGTCGCTGTTGGATCGACTTCAGAAGGCAAGGATTGAATTAGCTGCCGTGACAAAGCCCACACTGGCGTACGCCGGAAAGTATCAACAGCCGGGTCCAACGCATCGTCTTTATCGCGGCGAACCGCTCCAGAAGCGAGAAGAAGTACTGCCAAACGTCCCCGAGATTTTTGCCGATCTCAAACTGCCAAGTGATTCACCCGAAGCCGAGCGGAGACGAAAGCTGGCCGAGTGGATCGCCTCGCCTGATAACCCACTCACTGCCCGGGTCATTGTGAATCGAATTTGGCAATTCCATTTTGGAACTGGCCTAGTGGATACGCCTAGTGATTTCGGAGGAGCTGGCGTGCCTCCTTCGCATCCGGAACTGCTCGATTGGCTGGCGATGGAACTGGTGCGAAATGATTGGTCCTTGAAGCATATCCACCGTCTTATCTTGCAGTCAGCGTCCTACCAGCAGTCGAGTCGCCCCAACCCAAGTGGGTTGACGAAGGATAGTGGGACGCGCCTTTTATGGCGGTATCCTCCGCATCGGTTAGAAGCTGAACCCATCCGTGACTCGATGTTGTCCGTTTCCGGTGTACTAGACTTGAGCCAGGGTGGTCCAGGCTTTAGTGCGTTCGAGGTCGAGGCTGAGAACGTACGGCATTACCACCCAAAGAAGTCATTTGGCACCGAGGACTGGCGCAGGATGGTTTATATGACAAAGGTTCGGATGGAGAAGGACGCCGTTTTTGGTCTGTTTGATTGTCCCGATGCCGCCACTTCCGTTGCCAAACGGTCCCGTTCCACAACACCGCTTCAGGCGTTGAATTTGTTCAACAGCAAGTTCGTATTACGGCAAGCGGAATTGCTTAGCGAGCGACTTCAAAATGAGGCAGACTCAGTGGCACATCAAGTTGTAAGAGCGTATCGGCTTTGCTATGGCCGAGAACCAAGCGAGCGGGAAGCCGATGCTGCCCAAGCGTTCATTAATCAGCAAGGTCTCGAAGCGTTCTGCCGTGCCCTTCTTAACAGCAATGAGTTCCTTTTTCTCCAATAG